The genome window TAATTTCTGCATAAAGATGGACCCTATTACTGTAACAGCGTCTTATATTTTGATAACATCCTCTGACCAAACAAGCGACGATTCACAGTGTGGTTCAACTCGAGCAGAACTCCTGGAGCCTCGTGACAATGGCTGTGAGAAAGTCATCTATGGCCAAGGCTTCACCGACACCACAGAGTTTGTCTTGTTGCAGGTGTTTCCTCAGTGGATGATGTTCATCCGCCATTAAAGTTCCCCAAGTTTGAAGGGTTTTACTTGGCAGAATCACCTTCGATCGTACACTGTAGTTTCCACTTAAATGTGTGACACTTTCTGTCTATCCCAAATGCTCATGTCATTGGTGCCTCAGTGCCTGCAGTCTTTCTTGATGGATGGCTTTTGTCGCCATTTCCGCATCTTCATCAAGAGATTCTCGGATGCAGCTTTTCAAATGTTCGATCCCAAACCCAGTGGAGGCAGAGACGGGAACCACGTGTCTGAAGTTCAAATAGTTCTTCGGTATCATGTCATCAGGCAGCAGATCAGAGAACTCTGCAGGAAGGAACAACAACAGACTAAATATCGAAAATCTAAATATTAACAATGTTAACATATTCACAGCAACACAGATGTAATTCTTTGCATGTACCCTTTTTGGCCTATTGATATTTTGGTTAACCCGTTTAATTGTTGCATTTAGTCCCTGTTGCACCTCTTCATCCTATTTCATCCAAATTGGAAAATACGACAAATATTACATACAAAAAAACCTAGATGCATCgaagtaaaaaacaaatgtccaGATTGGATAGcatttagcatgttagcacagtTTTGCCACTACAATTGATTCTGTGTCTTATAAGATGTTTACTCGAAAATCTAAAAAAGTTTAAGGAAAGATTTGCTTTAGTTTTTTCTGAGCTCAGGTTATAAACGTATTTACTTAAAGATCCACTTGaattaaaaccattttttttctatGCGGGGAATACCTTCAGTATGATTTTGGACACCAAATTTTTACTGAAACAGGCATAATAATTTGTAAATATCCGTCAAATTTACCATCTGGGTTTTGTAGTTGCTCCTTTAGCTCTTCTAGTTTTCCCTCAGCATCAGGCAGGTCCATCTTATTCACCACCAGCAAAGCAGGCTTCAATACGAGCTCTTCTTTGTACAACTCCAACTCCTTAAGACCATAGTgagtggaagaggaggagaggatgaagatgGTACATTCAGAGAGAAGACTGTGAATAAGAACCAAAATGTCACAGTCATATCTATCAGTCTTACCTTGGTGAGAAGTTGAACAGCTTCAAAGGCCGACCTGAACGGTGTGTTATTTGCCAGCTGGAAACCGCAAACATCGACCTGCAGTCAGACAGATTAAACTCTGTTATCAAATACAGGCATCTTTCAGCTGGTTATTCTGACACACTCAAACATAAATCCTCAGCTTGTGTTACTACCACTACTCaccacaaacagcagctgcttAGTCCTCTCCACATGTTTCAGGAACTTGTGGCCCATGCCTTTGTTTAAGTGAGCTCCTTCAATCAGTCCAGGCAGATCAGCAACAGAGatctaacaaaaataaaaatgataagaACACCACCACTCGGTGAGGGGAAACCGCATAAATAATGCAATGGTCCCATACCTGCTTGTAATCTTTGTACATCAGTTTGCCGATCTCCGGCTTCAAGGTCGTGACTGTGAAATAACAAAaaggtttgtaaaaaaaaaaaaaaaaatatgagcaTATTGACCATAATAATTATTTAACTCAGACAGAAAATAATGAAGTGTGTAGCATTATATACTCACAAGCATAGTTGGCTATCTCAGGTGTGGCGTTGGACAGGGCAGTCAGGAGAGAGGACTTTCCTGCATTTGGGTACCTGACGATGAAGCCACACAAGAAAATCAGATATTTAGAGAAATATTTCAGCCTCAACTGAAATTAACCAACGCGTTCATGTGTGTTTCCATTCTCACCCAACAAGGCCCAAGTCGGCGATGAGTTTGAGGTCCAGCCGTATGTTTCTGACCTGGCCTTTACTTGGCTGGAAAGCAGAATGCATGGAGCCACCAAATCCTCCTTTTGCCACCATCAAACGATCACCCTCAGTATTCAGGTCACCTTGGAGGTGGATAAACATGAGGTCAACTTTTCACTGCAACATTAGGTATAGGTATACCATTCCACTTTGATTAATGATAATGCCAAAAATGTAACACAAATTATGTTTGTTGACCCATAAAAAACAACTATCCTTTGCTCatatttcaaagacaaactctgTATTAAATTTGTGTTGACACGTATGTGATAACATTTTATCAATGAGTGCTGACCACGCACTGTGCACAATTGAGgtataaaaaatatgtttaacataCCAAGTGTTTTTCCTTTATCAGTGGTGACTGTGATACCAACAGGAGCTAAGATCTCCTTGtcctcccccttctctcctTTCAGCGCCCGTACACTGTCAAAAAATACAATTCACGCTCAATTAACAAAATTGCTCTGACAGACATGAATCTATTCTGACTTGGCACTTGACAGGAAACTTAAGATTGTCTGTTTGGGAACAAACCTGCTGTTGGCTCCTGCTCCACCTAAGAAACGTTTCTGGGGGTACTTGTCCTTGATCCTCTTTAAGGTCATGTTCTTCGCAGCCACCACCCAAACATCTCCCCCATTTCCTCCTTGTCCTCCGAGACGGGGTAAACCCATGCCCCCACTGCCTCCACGGACATACAGACGGAGGTTATCAATGAAGTTTCCATACTGCATGAGGCCGAAAAAAGGCATAACATTGATCTGAAATGTGTCCAAGTAACTTCACAGACAATATTTTAAGATTtgcaaacaacatttatttacatgtggCAGATTTGTCAGAAAGAGCTTAGCGCATATGTATTGTCTTGAGGccgtttttaaattttttttaatacaacacACTTCATTTTCTTAACATAGATGTTTCCTCTGCCTCCTGGCCAAGGACTACAGACGTAAATGAGCTTATAGCCAACTCTGGAAGCTGTTCCCTgtcatataaacaaacaaatactaTGAAAATAAAGTGTATTCACTCATCATATaagtaataatgtaatttaaaaaatgtttttttgtgtgctttATTTGCAATTTGACTTGGACAGTTTTTATTAACAGTCATTTAGTCGTGTCAATAATTGTTTTCCATGTCAACAGATGCATCCTCAGGAAGACTAAAAGTCAAGATCAAAAATAAACTGGTACAGTAAGTGGACCTTGAGTTGGGAGTGTGAAACTACCTCAAAGAGTGAGAATGAACCGTCTGTAACGTTATATCCTTGTGGTCAATGCATTTAACCTACACATTTAGTATCATAACGCTGTGAACACATAGTAAAACTAAGGTGCAGATATCTAACATCAATCACAGTTCGTTCTTATACTGTTCAGTCACATTTGGCCATAAGCTTATAATAATTACGCAGATAAAAGACTGTcattgttgatgttttgttaGTATTTAGCAAGAGCCTGTCCCACAGCTAGCTAATAGTTAGCTTACCTGTGCAATGTCAACATTATAATTGTTTGCAAGTAAATCGCTTTCATGAGATTAACATTGATCCTCTACAGTGCTTACCTTCCGGAAGCAGATTCTACTGAGCTGAACCATCCTCTGTGGCGTTTATTGCcactttttgtgttgtttactgAGCTAACGGCTAGCTTACATGTGTTTGTACGAAGGACCGGAAGCGGTGGTATCCTCTCAGCTCATTGGACCATGAGACAAAGGGGCGGGACTCCGCAGCGCTGAGTGACAGCTGCTGGTCTCTCCAGTCTGCAGTCCGACAGAATCGAAACGTGCTTCCACTACGGTGAAACTAGCGTCTTTTTtgacatataaacaaagaataAGACCAATAATACATGAGGTTATAGCATATTTGAATACAGAAGGAGTTCATGAGCGCTTAAGATATTGAATCAAGATAAAAcctttctttttactgttctttaAAATCAGTATATTGTTTGAAAGGTGTGCCTATTAACTGTTTTAACTACCCACCAATTAATTACTTTGGTCAGCTGTGAAATATCAAAATCAGGTGTCAGGTGTAAAACAGAGTAAGTTAATTTTTAAAGtggcaccatgtagttttggagacgAAATTTAAACTTAAAACTAAATtgacaacattaatgaggtaataatacaacctcaaaaatatcaatttattccataagtgaataaacgagTTGTATTtagagaaaaataaggtccccaaaacacaatttgaagctggaaagttggcagggtccgccaaatgttTGGAAACAAAGAAAGTATGCTTATTGAGTTTTTTAGGCCTTCAAAAAATATCgatcaatgaagatctttctcttctgatgaaTATGTCTTCCCCATAACTACACAGCGCACCTTTAACAAGATATAATATTTAGTCAGTTAGTAACTTAATGGTCCACAATGTGGAAAAATAGTCCTTGGCTTGGCCAAACTGTGAAGCAGttaacagagacagacagtgggACACAGCATCAACACACCACATAACTTTTAAATAACATAAACATGGTTATAAAACAGAGAGCGACTGTGTAAAGATTAACCTTGTAAAGAGTTCAGTTTCAGTATGGGACCACACAAGCTGAAAATACGCAAAGCGCTTTGTAATAACTGCAACACTTTAAATAGGTCATCCATTTCAAGTTAGACGAGCTGGTAACTGCATTTCTATGAGACCAGTGACTGAACAGTGCAGCCGCTCGTACTATTTAAAGCTCAGTAATACTTTCCTCTCACCTCTGAATCTCAACATTGGCCGATAATATTTTCTCTTCAGTCAGTCATTTGCCTCATTGTTACCTGGCTGATGCAGCAGTTCTGTGTTGGCAAACCTATAAATGTACTGAATGGTCTCACAAAGTTGATCAATTAACAAAGAGCACTACTGGGAGAAAAAACTACACTGAAATAATGTTGGAAAGCATCATGGTAACAACATCCTAACAAGTATATTTCTCAACAcatattaaaggataagttcactcaaaaattAAGATttagtcattatctgctcaccatCATCACTCAACAACTGTCTATTTTAAGAATACATAATACACCTTAAAGGGTTAAGTACAGGAGTTATGTATTCATTCTCTGCATATTTTGCCCGAGAATATCGATAACCATGAGATGCTTCAagtatggagccatttaatgtttaatttaggtttttgtcactttaaaaacaaatcctgGGATTTTTCCAGTGTTTATTCGGTTAATTCTATCCAACACTTTTACAGTATGGGACATAACACACAGTCTACAGGAGTAGACCACAGCAGGGGTTTATCTGTTGGTTTCTACAGCAGCGAGAAGCACTGCTTGTC of Sparus aurata chromosome 17, fSpaAur1.1, whole genome shotgun sequence contains these proteins:
- the gtpbp10 gene encoding GTP-binding protein 10 isoform X2 yields the protein MGLPRLGGQGGNGGDVWVVAAKNMTLKRIKDKYPQKRFLGGAGANSSVRALKGEKGEDKEILAPVGITVTTDKGKTLGDLNTEGDRLMVAKGGFGGSMHSAFQPSKGQVRNIRLDLKLIADLGLVGYPNAGKSSLLTALSNATPEIANYAFTTLKPEIGKLMYKDYKQISVADLPGLIEGAHLNKGMGHKFLKHVERTKQLLFVVDVCGFQLANNTPFRSAFEAVQLLTKELELYKEELVLKPALLVVNKMDLPDAEGKLEELKEQLQNPDEFSDLLPDDMIPKNYLNFRHVVPVSASTGFGIEHLKSCIRESLDEDAEMATKAIHQERLQALRHQ
- the gtpbp10 gene encoding GTP-binding protein 10 isoform X1, coding for MVQLSRICFRKYGNFIDNLRLYVRGGSGGMGLPRLGGQGGNGGDVWVVAAKNMTLKRIKDKYPQKRFLGGAGANSSVRALKGEKGEDKEILAPVGITVTTDKGKTLGDLNTEGDRLMVAKGGFGGSMHSAFQPSKGQVRNIRLDLKLIADLGLVGYPNAGKSSLLTALSNATPEIANYAFTTLKPEIGKLMYKDYKQISVADLPGLIEGAHLNKGMGHKFLKHVERTKQLLFVVDVCGFQLANNTPFRSAFEAVQLLTKELELYKEELVLKPALLVVNKMDLPDAEGKLEELKEQLQNPDEFSDLLPDDMIPKNYLNFRHVVPVSASTGFGIEHLKSCIRESLDEDAEMATKAIHQERLQALRHQ